Within the Rosa rugosa chromosome 2, drRosRugo1.1, whole genome shotgun sequence genome, the region CTTGGCGGCTCCGCCGTCCACCGCTTGTAAGGGACTGGCGTCGTCCATCTTGATGACATCACTAGAGTGTCATCCACTTTAACTTTGCTTCCTACACCATTTCTGGTGCCTCGACCCAACCAAAgtcctcattggttgattataaggcccCCTCGCTCGTTCTACAAAGCCTATTCCTTAGGGAAAATAGGACCGAGACCATCCTGTGCAAAGGATACGAAAGTtctcattccattcttacacaaggttcgaaaaaacgctaggcgctagtcgggcagTGACCcgaggactagcgcctaggTGGGAGTCTAGGCGGGGACTAAGCggtttttatttgttaattattttatgatataaaattaattaataataatattaaagtcctataattaattaaaaataaccAAAATAGGTACAAAACATAAGATACATGAACTTATGTGCCTGCTGATAGAAGAGGTACGTGTTGTTGACGTGGCCAAATGAATATGATCAAGACTTTCCTATTACTTTAGCTATCCAAGCCAAGACCAatttccaagaaaaaaaaaggccaaGAGTTTATCTATCTCGTCGTTGTCCTTCTTTCTCTAAAACACACAATGAGATAGAGGAGAAACAAATCAAATGGTGAAAACGACGACCCAGATAATCCATACCGCCATCATTACCATAGACCCATTCATCCTTTACAAAAGAGAGTTTAGTCGGAATCGAGAAGTGATGTGCCGCCAAGGGAGAGTGATCTGCGGCCGTACTTGTGCCGTCAAGCTGTCGACTATGAAAGCAAGATCAAGAGACTctgagagatagagagagacgaCAATATGTCCTGGCTCAAGATCTGCCTTTTGGGTTTCGATGTCTagattgggttttggttttgacgagaaaaagaaaatatatcagCGCCCAACGCCCAGTCCAAGCCGCCTAAACAGTCTAGGCGCCCGCCTAGACCGCCTAGGCTCCCGCCGAATCTCTGAACGCCTATCTCAATCGCCTAGCCCATAATCTGGGCGGTGTGGTGCGCCCAGCCCCTAGGTGCCGCCTAGGCGGCAGCGTTTTAGAAcactgttcttacatagaacccaaagggattctgtggaccaattcaaccaactTACGGACCGTTTATGGTATTAGTTGACGCGTAGACACTAGacatgctggtcacatgtcgcgttATTGTCCATTCCTAATattgcttatgctaaactctcAAATCATaaggctacgggctcactaccgaAATCATCCCATACAGACAATTTGACTTGACCATGTgttggagagtttacatcgaggACTTTCGATGATTACTCATATTTCCATGCACACACCCATATGGTCTCGCAGAAGTAGCCATTAAACGACTTCAATGGTAACCTGGACATTagtaatgcacaccaatctccctatatccgtttggggttatgcaatattacaTGAAGCTATGGTAATTCATCTACAATACACCACCACTCAATCTATCCCTGAATTATAACTAGTGACTGGGCATGAGTATCtcatacttacgcatatttgagtgtgcgatttatgtgccaattgcgccaccacattGTACCAAGATGGGTCATCACAGACAGAATGGACATATACGTTGGATTTGAagctccaacgatcgtccgttACTTAAACCCTTGCCAGGCAATCTCTTTACTTATTGTTTTGcggaattgtcactttgatgagacagttttcatagtattagggggagataagaatgaCAATATTCAACAAGAAcaataggaattgtcgtggcttGTCCCCTCTATgcctcatcttgatccccgctaaagtgacaagatcacacatatttgctgcaaacgtgcctgcaatgatggacgtccctacgagaggatgtAGCACTACCCTACACAAAGGTAGGCATGGCACTAACGCCATAGATAGCGTCACTCTGGATTCATAGGTCATGACCCCAgttaggatgcgtgggaggctcATTGGTTTGAAGGATACTctccctagaaagagagcgattGAAGCATAACTAGAttctttgatcatcgacactaaaatctgtctcatgagaatgttctggattatggttatgtccaagacaCGTTGTTAGGGGACACCTCAACGTTCGAACCTATTACtaagaacgtagagatctctgtgaGTTACACTAGTATATATGggatgtgggatagaaactccatcattattgatgatgtattcgcacATTTCTTAGCGCATGAgattgttgagtccgatgatatcaaaCCATGATCCGTTGATAAATGATGAATACCAACATAGAGGAAGTTTGCCTAAACATAaatatgcgatccaggttaaaaTGGATTCTccaacgaagaggaaggtttttgggtCAATGTTGCctacacctcctaacataaaacctgttgactaatgggtgtTCGTTAGAAAacatgatgagaaaaagagattgtACACTTGCCTcatggtgcaaggcttctcacaacgccttggaatcgactacgaggagacatattctcccgtaatggatgtcattacgCTTCACtatcttgtcagtttggtagtttccgaataactgaacatgcaacttacaaatgtggtcactacgtatctctatggggatctagatacggaatatacatgaaggttcatgatGAACTTCATtgacccaagtcaagtggctctagaccacggagcgcgtttacaataaggttgaaacactcactaaagtgactacttgattgggaatggaTATGCCCgagcgtttccataacaagtttcggattctatcgcggttcatgttggacatgatcttcattgaaaacccttaaagagttaagggaaaccgctgaacacttgaaatccgagtttgagatgaaggatcttgggaaaacacgattatgtctcagtttagaacttgagcatcgtgttgatagatgcttaggtattttgacaaggtcaagccttcaagcacccccatgatcttccgtagtcttgatcttgaaaatgattctcttcgtccaaaggatgatgacaaagatgtgctagaggcagaagtgccttacttaagtacaataggcgcattattttacttagctcaatgcacaagaccggacatctcatttatcatgaacttgttagctagatatagctttgcgccaacgcaactccattggattggtgtaaaagatatcttcgATACTAGAGATGTATGACTGATACAGGCATgctctatccctacagagagatgatggattcgaacacaccaggaacgccgccaacactggcttgcgtcctctatccccatcccaaaacgacatgtgttttggaaggttttgctgatgttgggtatctctctgacccacacaaaggacAATCctaaactggttaagtgttcaccatgggtaagaccgcgatatcttggaggtctacagaacagaccctactcgctatatcttcgaaccatgcagagattattgctcttcatgaagtggttcgtgaatatatatggattggatctataattacgcatattcgaacaattgtgatttgaagtctaccatagctGAGCCTACGAGCATCTATAATAATGCTACTTGTTTTGAACGAATGAAGCAAGTCTatatcaaaagcgacaacaccaagcataatcagcaagaacagactctcctcaagatcaaagcgaactaggttcaatctgaggacagtgtggcagatcgacttgctcactaaatcattgcctaaattccactttcgagaaacatgttggtagcatcgtttgcggaagttatccgaactcccatgaccgttgtcatcaaggggagatgcagacatcagggggagatgtctacatgtatggtctcgaaacgtgaagggtgtgttgtgctctttttccccttcaaccgaggttatttttgtcctatagggtttttgttactcggtaaggtatttaatgaggcaacgagaggagcaccacgtttgggtgacacaagggggagtattcaagtaaatccaaaatatgtgtctggcccaaactctaggttacttgacctagtcataatagggttagaattagagataatatcggagaatcttggagatatctaatcaatgtaatattacgtttccttgtacaactctgattctatgtcttgtaatcctctatataatcAATGAATGTacactcaattctctcccaatttcagttttccttaaacaatatgtgtattgaaaactatagtatataaagctaatatttagataataggtagattcggtatttaccaaaatcaaaccaactttttcagtaatttttttttttgattttgtcGGTCTCGGTTATCAAAAAGTCAGTCTACCAAATCTAAAACATCGGTTGATATTCAGtcgtttggtaattaccaaatcAAGTGACAGCCCTAGTTAAAACTATACTCTAATTTTAGACTATTAGAACAGATAACAACTAATGGttgagattaaaaaaaatatgttatttgttttttaaataatatatttcattATATATCTAACCAAATAACTATCCATTTATTTCTTTCTCATTCTCCTTCAGATTCATTTATTACAGGTAACTTAATTATGTTAAATAATTACAGGCAAtccatctcctcaaaatttctcttctttctctccttcTCTAATTTAATCTGTTGCCAGAAAAataattaagaaaacaaattttttttttcattatgatAGACATGCAACCTGAGTACCAAAGGAGTAAAATCAACAAACTAAGAATTTTCTTTCCCTTAAACTCTAAATAGAGATTGatcttttttgagtttttctattagaacctccaaatttactcacttgacctcctatgctttttacacctcctatcaaattttctaatactaaatttactcattaaacctcactgaatttcctcaaataacctcactcatataatttgcaaacaaactattatctttaaaattaaAACTTAGTTAATTCAATgaattaattactctataaatcttaattacatatccattctttaatcagacaacataaaaaaaattaaacacaaggtattgagttttaaaaattaatttttaatcaacaagaaaataatatgaactattttgtggttttttttttaactttttttttttttttttctgttttagctctgcaaaaaaatatgaagattaatcattttttcttaatgtttattttatgtacctcatgattaattatttaaacatttgatttaaaaaaattgctagctcattttttgtttttttatttttatttttgtaaatataatggatagacttagatttaggtcataatatgatttgttttgttttccctcaccaatatgcgttcaacatgtatatcatatatttttatatcacataatcatagttttaattcttattaaatatatataaatgctttaatcagtatgtagtgaaattgaaaaattaaaatagataaggaaaataataaagaatgcaatctaatattattgaattggaaagtctatagaaaatcaatgtaatatttttttggtataattattgtccttaatagtcattttatagtaggttatatatgtcatttaataattcataataaagtgaggtcaagtgagcaaatttggaggtcccaatagcaacactcatcttttttttgatgaaaagagGTCAGCTCATcatatagattcagcaagcagtacaaaaacgaaataCTTctaaggggtcgacagaaataatcgtttctcagagtaccctgagactcctattctaaaacaagaacaagaacccactatACCCCCAGTACACTCACCTTTTTGACAGTTCACACACttttattccaaacaaaaatcAGTAATCTCCATAGCAAGATAAAAAACCCTCAGAGATTATGATCTTTGCGACCTAACAAAATTAAATAATAAGTGGAGTAGAGAATGACTTGTCACCCTCCACTCCATCTTCATTCATTAGAGCCACCCAATTTGAGAATCCCCAATCAATCTCAGCCCAACAAGAGACCCCTGCAGTCCATAGGGAATCCATCAACCAAGATCGAGCCCAAAAGCCCCAGTTAAACATGGTAGCCCTAGCATCCCCCAAGGCCCAAATTCCACAGAATCCAAGTTGAAACCTAGCCTCACCACCATCAGCAAGTCCACCAGTGGCCACCATGGTCACCGTCGAACCGTACAAACACAACTAGCACAGGCCAGCGCCATTCACCTCTTCACCGCCAGAGGGAGCAGATATGAAACGCCCGAACCAGGCCTCGCCGTCGAGCAAGCCAGATCCACCAACTCCATCCTCGGGAGCACCCACCAAGTCAGAAGCCAAACGACCGTTAACTGAGGCAGAAGAGAGACCCAGCCAATTCAGATTCATCCAATCTCCGGCACCATCATAGAAAGTTGCCGCCATGGGCCCGCCATCGCCTTTGCCGTCAACGAAAACCCCTGCTCCTCTTGTCTTTGACAAGGTGGAAGGCGAGAAGCTCTGCGCCACCACGACCAAGATGGCCATCATCTGAGGCTTTGATCCCCCAAGGAGACAAGCCCGAACCAAACGTGAACGACACCGTCGAAGCCAATCGTCGTCGTCGCCAAGGAGGGGATAAGAAAGCACAACACCGCCATCCTTCCATATCTAAGGAACAAGACCACTATGTAGTCGAGAAATCTCTCTGTCGAGAGTCAATGAGTTTTCAGCGTCGCCGCCAGTAAACACTAGCGACGACCTTAGATTTGCACTCAAGagagaaaaactaaggacgtccttagtgtagcccgaccttatatatatatacagtccggctacactaaggacgtccttagtttttcttaggtacggatttccggttttcacccactttctgatcaaattttcacatcttaaccgttcagtttttaggtcctaatgtatggatcacctctgcaaaatttcagccaaattggtgatcattaaggcatccaaaactgcaaattacaacaatgtaaacgaacggttccggttcgacagattcggttcgttcgtgtaaattgcagttttggacgccttaacgatcaccaaattggctgaaattttggagAGGTGATCCAttcattaggacctaaaaactgaacggttaagatgtgaaaatgtgatcggaaagtgggtgaaaacagtaaatccgttccataagaaaaactaaggacatcattacctgagaaaaatcctatatatatatatatatatatatatatatatatatatattataaagaTGAATTTTAGTTATATAAATTAGTTTCTTTTAAGTGcatgtattttttaatttatttattttgtatcatGTTAATGAAGTTTATGTAATATTTTGTATCATTCAATCGGGAATCTACATATTTGCTTCCGAAATGGCACGTGGCACTTAAAACATCTATTCAAAAATGTTATCAATAATACAACATAAATACCTCATCCAAATATACatcttaaaaattaattttttcctcaacaattaattttagtctaaattataatattattaaaataaaataaaatcatacaaattagaaaacataatgtaaaatcataaaatacttgaaatggctaaaatttagccctctTGAAGATGATTCACTTGTCATGAACTAAATAAtaatagagaaaaattcagctaccgtccccaaactattctgccaaggccaatttgatacccgaactctcaaaagtatcaatgtgatacccaaagacctaaattggcatcaacgagatacttccgtccaaaatttctgacggcgccgtttgtttgctgacatggcaagcacgtgggtccaaaaaaaaaatgaaatgactTATTTACCCTTCtattttttggagaaaaatactatcgtccccaaactattctgccaaggccaatttgatacccgaactctcaaaagtatcaatatgatacccaaagacctaaattggcatcaacatGATACTTCGGTCTAAAATTTCTGAAGGCGCCGTTtgtgttgctgacgtggcaaacacgtgggtcaaaaaaaaaaaagtgaaatgacccatttacccaaatcgagCAATTGACAGTGTGTGGGACAAGCCAAAGGTACCAAGTACCAGCTGCCAAGTCTTTTTCTTGATCTAATTGTGCTCAAATGCTATCTGGGTTGgttttgcttttttggtttatgctgggtttgtttttagttcttgtatacatgaattcatagttatatgttgctttgaccttgtgattgtgattttgatcggAGTATCTGATATCTGTTGTTACTGACATGAcggtggcggtggaggagggCGTTTGATGACGGAGGTTCTATTAGCGAATGGGTGACGGTCTTTGCGAAGAAAGAAGATGGTTGGTGGAGCGGTTCACTAGAATTTGGTGTGCAGCTAACCAGTTTCCCAGTTGGTTGCCCCGAAAGAGGAACGATGTTGGGCGGAGAAGAAAGAAATCGGTTTTGGCGGAGAAGAAGACATGGGcgtctctgggtgcccagagcatttttctgggtgcaaaaagatttgatttttttgtttttgttaatcgTGTCACCCAACTTTCGTTTTGGGTCCGTCTGCTGGGAGTTGAGTGCGAAGAACATGGATTTGTAGCAAgaattggagaggatgatggcagtgttggtgatggtttgggtggaggggaaggagatgagagagaggaggaggcgagagaagaagaagatgactgaggttgaagaagaagcagaagctatttttctttgattcttgggtggaggagaaggagcggagcttgcggcggtttggctagaacaatatcccagaagaacaagaacaagaagaagaaaaataaatgaaaagaaggaaaaaatgaattaacaaaaaaatcacTTTTTTTAagggcccacgtgcttgccacgtcagcaaacagatagcgccgttagagatttttgacagaagtatcacgttgatgtcaaaatacatctttgggtatcacattgatacttttgagagttcgggtatcaaattggccttgacaccatagtttggggacggtagctgaaattttctcaaaaaaaaaaaaatgaaaattaacaaaatgggtaaaaagtcgattttgtcctttttttgtacccacgtgcttgccacgtcaacaAACAAACgacgccgtcagaaattttggacggaagtatcacgttgatgccaatttaggtctttaggtatcacattgatacttttgagagttcgggtatcaaattggccttggcagaatagtttggggacggtagttGAACTTTTCTCATAATAATATTTCTGGGGGCTAAATTATAGTCCTGGACCCAATATAGCCCCTCCTTACTGGAGATGGCCTGGCCTTACTGGCTTACACTAGATTGGAGGGGAACTTCCAAAAATTCCAAACCGGGAACTTCCTAGAGAAGTTTCCAAAAATTCCAAACCGGGAACTTCCTATATAAAGACAAAAGCCTCCCAAAAAAGTCTTAGACAATCCCGCTGAAAGGACTCTATGGCCAGTACCAGCAGAGTACCCcgcgacgacgacgacgacgacgacttcATGGACATCGATACGCTCGACTACGACGCCGAAATCGCCTTCAACCTCCAACTCGAAGAAGCCATAACCGCCTCCCTCGCCCCTCAACCACCCTCCTCCGCCGCCCGAAACGACGCCGCGTCGGTACTCGTCCGACTGGAGCAGGCGCTCAAAGACCGCGTGCAGAGCGAGGTCGAACTGCGGCGGCCGAGGGACGATCTCGCGCGTGTGATTCACGACGCCAAGGTCGCGAGGGAGATCACTGACATTCCCGACGACGAGTGGGAACGGTCCGGCGGCGACTTCGCCAAGCCCTTCGACGGAGGCTCGTCGTCGGCGGCGGCAAGTGTGGAGAGCGAGGAGGGCGAGTTCAGGCTCTATTTCAAGGGTTTGGTGAGCGAGGAACAGGTTGGGGATCGGAAATTGGTGCTGGCCGGGATCGGAGTAGCAATATGCGACCCCAGGGATAATCTGGTCTTCGAGGTTAAGAAACCGCTGATTGGGAATGGGCTTAGTAGAAATTCGGCCCAATTGAAGGCCTTGATCGAAGGGCTCACTGCTGCTCTGTCTTTGGGGCTGAAGCGAATCACCTTCTTCTGCGATAACAATCCAATCATTCAGTTTGTGAGTTGATCTCTCATCTtggctactttttttttttggattgaatTTGTTTGATTGGTTTTTGAAAAAGAATTGATTTTTAACTGTGTTATTATGGGATTTTACTATCTTTTTGGTTCCATGTCAAATTTCAATGTCAAGAACTCAAGATGTCATCCATGGTGGACAAAGAGAATATATTTACCCTGAAGAACTTATTTTAGTATAAGTGACTATGAGAAAAAGAGGTTTAAAAATTGAGTTTATTATTGTAGAGCATGCAGTGTTGGAAAATTATACTTGAAGTTGTATTTGACATGTGCAGGTTAATGGGAAATGGCCAGCAAAGCAGCGCAAGATAGTAAATCTTGTTAATCAGGTTAAGAGCCTTCGAAGCAAGTTTACACAGTGCAACTCCAGGCTTGTGCCTCGGTTGGAAATTAAGTTTGCATTTAAACTTGCAAGAGATGCCATAGAGTCTCAGTCTCTGTCTCAGATGAAGCCTGCAGAATCTACCACTCACAAGAATGTGAAAGAGACTTGCGTGATTTGTATGGAAGATAGTGATGTTAGTCAGATGTTTTCAGTTGATGGCTGCCTACATCGATATTGCTATTCTTGTCTGAAACAGCATGTGGAGGTGAAGTTGCTTCATGGGATCCTTCCTAAATGCCCTCATGAAGACTGTAAGTCTGACCTTAGTGTCGACAGTTGTGCGAAATTCTTGACACCTAAACATGTTGACACTATGCGTCAACGTATAAAGGAAGCTTCAATTCCTGCAACTGAGAGAGTTTATTGCCCATATCCAAGGTGCTCTCTCTTAATGTCAAAAAGCGAGGTTTTACAACATGCTAAAAAAACCTTGATGGGGGCTGTGGAACAATCAGGACTTAGGAGATGCATGAAATGTCACTACCTTTTTTGCATCAATTGTAAAGTCCCTTGGCACAGAAACATCACATGCGCTGACTACAAAAAGTCGAATCCTAATCCTCCAGAAGAGGACACAAAGCTAAAGTTCCTTGCCTCTAGTAAGCTTTGGCGCCAATGTGTGAAGTGCAGCCATATGATTGAACTTCTTGAAGGTTGCTACCACATGACTTGCAGGTATTTAGTCATGTCTATTCTTGTTGACgcctcttaatttttttttatcaagtacTTTCACATTTTGTCAGATAAAATACTGCAAGCGAAAGAGGACTctttctaaaaagtaaattttcTGATCTGAATTTTTGAGACAGCTATTGTCATTGTCATAACCCGAAAAGCAAAAGGCCATATTTTGTCTTCTATAAACTAACCTGCTTGCTCCACTTTTCGTTTTAAAGTTAATAAACTAGGTAATGATAGTTTTGAGATTACTCGCAACTAAAGGTAACAGCAGAGGTGGGCAGAGTAGTGAGTGATCATTGGTAAGAGGACAGTCTCTGCTTTCTGACATATAATCTTGTACATCAAGTAGAAACAGTTGTGGGAAGAGTGATTGAGGAAAAGGGTTGAAATCAAATGTTGGTGAAGTTGAAAATGAGGATGGGAAAGGGCTCGATGACCTTTGATTTGTGGTTA harbors:
- the LOC133731683 gene encoding uncharacterized protein LOC133731683, with protein sequence MASTSRVPRDDDDDDDFMDIDTLDYDAEIAFNLQLEEAITASLAPQPPSSAARNDAASVLVRLEQALKDRVQSEVELRRPRDDLARVIHDAKVAREITDIPDDEWERSGGDFAKPFDGGSSSAAASVESEEGEFRLYFKGLVSEEQVGDRKLVLAGIGVAICDPRDNLVFEVKKPLIGNGLSRNSAQLKALIEGLTAALSLGLKRITFFCDNNPIIQFVNGKWPAKQRKIVNLVNQVKSLRSKFTQCNSRLVPRLEIKFAFKLARDAIESQSLSQMKPAESTTHKNVKETCVICMEDSDVSQMFSVDGCLHRYCYSCLKQHVEVKLLHGILPKCPHEDCKSDLSVDSCAKFLTPKHVDTMRQRIKEASIPATERVYCPYPRCSLLMSKSEVLQHAKKTLMGAVEQSGLRRCMKCHYLFCINCKVPWHRNITCADYKKSNPNPPEEDTKLKFLASSKLWRQCVKCSHMIELLEGCYHMTCRCNYEFCYNCGAEWKDKKATCTCPLWIEDNILHEDDDFDGESDSESEVEFVSEHDGCPLSDEDSSLDAQVDKYFEEEEDEDYNDDEYQSEDEEEKEVGGHKYENDSEDEYESESGVSEKEVQERQVQEQFLEKDIENHILSDEGEYYELEEEEDDNDGEDFNNSECQSEDEEENEVGGDEYENEGIVVEDEVQEGQIQEEVLDMDMEDHSSSHDDDIYFDEEYEEDEEENYCDFDSCDFDSDF